One region of Dokdonia sp. 4H-3-7-5 genomic DNA includes:
- a CDS encoding DUF6702 family protein translates to MKKIILLLVVAPLIMAASIHKYYLSVTDLNYNKEAQSIQIITRLFYDDLEAVIQERYDTDVVVDAASDQEELDKYLVKYFQKKMLITVNGEQREVSFVGKKYEDDYVVCYLEVLDVTSINTFEIESTLLMDVFPDQKNMVHTTIAGKKKSFLLTAANAKGLLKFTK, encoded by the coding sequence ATGAAAAAAATCATTCTACTTCTAGTTGTTGCACCTTTAATTATGGCAGCATCAATACATAAGTACTATCTAAGTGTTACAGACCTTAATTATAATAAGGAAGCACAATCAATACAGATAATTACTCGACTGTTTTATGACGATCTAGAAGCGGTAATCCAAGAGCGTTATGATACTGATGTTGTTGTAGATGCGGCATCAGATCAAGAAGAGCTTGATAAGTATCTCGTAAAATATTTTCAAAAAAAGATGCTTATTACTGTAAATGGCGAGCAACGCGAGGTAAGTTTTGTAGGTAAAAAATATGAAGATGATTACGTGGTTTGCTATCTAGAAGTGCTCGATGTCACGTCAATAAATACATTTGAAATAGAAAGTACATTACTTATGGATGTATTTCCAGATCAGAAAAATATGGTTCATACTACCATAGCTGGAAAAAAGAAAAGCTTTCTACTTACTGCGGCAAATGCTAAAGGCTTGTTAAAATTTACCAAATAA
- a CDS encoding M1 family metallopeptidase: protein MIRYTYMLLAAFLLLGTSAFAQEEQTQERPMGHENTNRFRQLYNEMSTPNEYRTASGAPGHAYYQNTADYKMSINLNDDTQIIQGSETITYTNNSPDDLEYLWVQLDQNVREKDSPAKEKNGEGVGAVSQPGSFVGSFMKSEPFDGGFKIQEVKANGRDLKHTINWTMMRIDMPQPLKAGDTYTFSIKWNYLVPEHTVDRARSGYETYADGNKGYIIAQFFPRMAVYNDVEGWQNYQFWGNGEFALPFGNYEVDITVPKDHLLDGTGEITNLKDVYSKEEMKRWEQAKKSYDKPVIIRTQAEAEKLAAGNVKATQTWKLKAENVRDFAFTSSRRYIMDAQAVKFPERDVMAISIYPPEGNPLWEEYSTKAIVQTLDTYSKYTFNYPYPKAISVHAKGQGMEYPMICWNYGRPNEDGTYSDRTKFGMISVIIHEVGHNYFPMIVNSDERQWGWMDEGLDTFMQFLTEQEFGQNFPEAIKGNDAYPSRRGAPSKIVGYMKGNQEYIAPIMSNPENAFNLGANAYGKPATALNILRETVMGHELFDHAFKTYAQRWMFKHPSPEDFFRTMEDASAVDLDWFWRGWFYSTEAVDIGLKEVKQYFITDNVTAAGKELLARYGVTDPSAIDAIYVVDEDSPEFTEDMRGRDILESSSTLKEYLMDNFTPEERAKINTPKFLYKVVFEKPGGIPMPIIVEYEYADGTKKKVTYPAQVWRKNDAEVSKAIASDKEIVKITVDPDLETADIDTDNNSWPKAEKQGEFDKFKNQNKG, encoded by the coding sequence ATGATTCGTTACACGTATATGCTGCTCGCGGCATTTTTACTTCTAGGGACAAGCGCTTTTGCTCAAGAAGAACAAACACAAGAGCGTCCTATGGGACACGAAAACACAAACAGGTTTAGACAACTTTACAATGAGATGTCTACTCCTAATGAGTATAGAACTGCTTCTGGTGCACCTGGTCATGCGTACTACCAGAATACTGCAGACTATAAAATGTCTATCAACCTTAATGATGACACACAGATTATCCAAGGTTCTGAAACTATTACTTACACAAACAACTCACCAGACGATCTTGAGTACTTATGGGTACAGCTTGATCAGAACGTAAGAGAAAAAGACTCTCCAGCAAAGGAGAAAAACGGTGAAGGAGTAGGAGCTGTATCTCAGCCAGGTTCTTTTGTTGGTTCTTTTATGAAAAGTGAGCCTTTTGATGGAGGTTTTAAAATTCAAGAAGTAAAAGCAAATGGTCGTGACTTAAAGCACACTATTAACTGGACAATGATGCGTATCGATATGCCACAACCACTTAAGGCTGGAGATACTTACACATTTTCAATCAAATGGAATTACTTAGTTCCTGAGCACACAGTAGATCGTGCTCGATCTGGTTATGAAACTTATGCAGATGGTAACAAAGGTTACATTATCGCTCAGTTCTTTCCAAGAATGGCGGTTTATAATGATGTAGAAGGGTGGCAGAACTACCAGTTCTGGGGTAATGGAGAATTTGCATTACCTTTTGGTAATTATGAAGTAGATATTACAGTTCCTAAAGATCACTTACTTGACGGTACAGGTGAGATCACAAACTTAAAAGACGTTTACAGCAAAGAAGAAATGAAGCGCTGGGAGCAGGCAAAGAAGTCTTACGACAAGCCCGTAATTATCCGTACACAAGCAGAGGCAGAGAAGCTTGCTGCAGGAAATGTAAAAGCAACACAAACTTGGAAGCTTAAAGCAGAAAACGTACGTGATTTTGCATTTACATCATCTCGTCGTTATATTATGGATGCACAGGCAGTAAAATTTCCAGAGCGTGATGTGATGGCAATTTCTATCTACCCTCCAGAAGGAAACCCATTATGGGAAGAGTACTCTACTAAAGCGATTGTACAAACACTTGATACATACTCAAAATATACCTTTAACTACCCTTACCCTAAAGCGATCTCAGTACACGCAAAAGGACAAGGAATGGAGTACCCTATGATTTGCTGGAACTATGGACGTCCTAACGAGGATGGAACATATAGTGACAGAACAAAATTTGGGATGATTTCTGTAATCATACACGAGGTAGGTCACAACTACTTCCCTATGATTGTAAACAGTGATGAGCGCCAGTGGGGATGGATGGATGAAGGTCTTGATACCTTTATGCAATTTCTTACAGAGCAAGAATTTGGACAGAATTTCCCAGAAGCAATTAAAGGAAATGACGCATACCCATCTAGACGTGGAGCGCCATCTAAGATTGTAGGATACATGAAAGGAAATCAAGAATACATTGCACCTATCATGTCTAATCCAGAAAATGCGTTTAACCTTGGTGCAAATGCATATGGTAAGCCAGCAACAGCATTAAACATACTTCGTGAGACAGTAATGGGTCATGAGCTTTTTGATCATGCGTTTAAAACATATGCTCAGAGATGGATGTTTAAACACCCAAGCCCAGAAGATTTCTTCCGTACTATGGAAGATGCATCTGCAGTAGATCTTGATTGGTTCTGGAGAGGATGGTTTTATAGCACAGAAGCTGTAGATATAGGTCTTAAAGAAGTAAAGCAATATTTTATTACAGATAATGTAACTGCAGCTGGTAAAGAATTACTTGCTCGTTACGGTGTTACAGATCCTAGCGCTATTGACGCAATCTATGTAGTAGATGAGGATAGCCCAGAGTTTACAGAAGATATGAGAGGTAGAGATATCCTTGAATCTTCATCAACTCTTAAAGAGTATCTTATGGATAACTTTACTCCAGAAGAGCGTGCAAAAATCAATACACCTAAGTTCTTATACAAAGTTGTTTTTGAAAAGCCAGGAGGAATCCCAATGCCTATCATCGTAGAATATGAGTATGCAGATGGAACTAAGAAAAAAGTGACTTATCCAGCGCAAGTATGGAGAAAGAATGATGCAGAAGTAAGTAAGGCAATCGCATCAGATAAGGAAATCGTAAAGATTACCGTAGATCCAGATCTTGAAACAGCAGATATTGATACTGATAACAATAGCTGGCCAAAAGCTGAAAAGCAAGGTGAGTTTGATAAGTTCAAAAATCAGAATAAAGGATAA
- the pepE gene encoding dipeptidase PepE, protein MSKNLIIASTSTIHSSAYLEYLLPTLEKLYIGVDEILFIPYARPGGITHDAYTAIAQQAFSKINKKIIGIHTYKDAAEAVKVAQGIFTGGGNTFVLVNQLYKNGVMQPLREVLLNGTPYLGTSAGSNICGLTMQTTNDMPISYPPSFKTLGMVPFNINPHYLDPDTNSTHMGETRETRIKEYHAYNTVPVIGIREGSWIRVDGKKITLEGTLSARVFEQDKTPYEISTNTLLTL, encoded by the coding sequence ATGTCTAAAAACCTTATCATAGCGAGCACCTCCACTATTCATAGCAGTGCTTATCTAGAATACTTACTCCCTACCCTTGAAAAACTATATATTGGTGTCGATGAGATACTATTTATCCCATACGCACGACCAGGAGGTATCACTCATGATGCTTATACAGCAATCGCTCAGCAAGCATTTTCAAAAATTAATAAGAAGATAATAGGTATTCATACTTATAAAGACGCTGCAGAAGCTGTAAAGGTTGCCCAAGGGATTTTTACAGGTGGCGGGAATACATTCGTATTAGTAAACCAGCTATATAAAAACGGGGTCATGCAACCACTCAGAGAGGTATTACTTAATGGCACTCCATATTTGGGAACAAGTGCTGGCAGTAACATCTGCGGTCTTACCATGCAAACTACAAATGATATGCCCATAAGTTACCCACCTAGCTTTAAAACATTAGGAATGGTTCCTTTTAATATCAATCCGCATTATTTAGATCCAGACACAAACTCTACCCACATGGGAGAGACTAGAGAAACTAGAATAAAAGAATACCACGCTTATAATACAGTACCCGTAATAGGAATAAGAGAAGGAAGCTGGATTCGAGTAGATGGAAAAAAAATTACTTTAGAAGGAACTCTTTCGGCAAGAGTATTTGAACAAGATAAAACTCCTTACGAAATAAGTACAAATACACTTCTCACATTATAA
- a CDS encoding carboxypeptidase-like regulatory domain-containing protein, with the protein MKRLLLYLVFASAFSGLGQEVTTLTGTVLNDTIGVSQLNIVNLSLRRGTITNVNGVFQIPVRVHDTLNISAVQYESRQIIVTPVIYGREKISFYLEPKVNELDEVLVSNINLTGNLSKDLSEVPLHIFIDPRDLGIPVNARPTMTAEERRFYGATGGAGPLGSLINAISGRTKMLKKQLEISKFRALVESNRNSFNDSIYIKSLNIPDELILDFVYYVFEDERAEAIVNEGYTLGLLDFMLTKSPVYLKLKAAEGILPKNDKNNE; encoded by the coding sequence ATGAAAAGACTGTTGCTATATCTAGTGTTTGCTAGTGCCTTTTCGGGATTAGGTCAAGAAGTAACAACCCTTACCGGTACCGTTCTTAACGATACTATAGGCGTAAGCCAACTTAATATTGTCAATCTCTCGCTTAGAAGAGGAACGATAACTAATGTAAATGGAGTTTTTCAAATTCCTGTAAGAGTTCATGATACGCTCAATATTAGTGCGGTGCAATATGAGAGCAGACAGATTATTGTTACTCCAGTAATCTATGGTAGAGAGAAAATTTCTTTTTACCTGGAACCTAAGGTCAATGAACTTGACGAGGTTTTAGTGAGCAATATAAATCTTACTGGTAATTTGTCTAAAGATTTGAGTGAAGTTCCTTTGCATATTTTTATTGATCCTCGGGACTTAGGTATCCCAGTAAATGCTAGACCTACCATGACTGCCGAAGAACGCAGGTTTTATGGAGCAACGGGAGGTGCAGGCCCACTAGGGTCGCTTATCAATGCAATAAGTGGTCGCACCAAAATGCTCAAAAAGCAGCTCGAGATTTCAAAATTTAGAGCGTTGGTAGAGAGCAATAGAAACAGCTTTAATGACAGTATTTATATAAAGTCGCTCAATATTCCTGATGAGCTTATTTTAGATTTTGTTTATTATGTTTTTGAAGATGAGCGAGCAGAGGCAATAGTAAATGAAGGTTATACTTTGGGTTTGCTAGACTTTATGCTCACAAAATCTCCCGTATATTTGAAACTAAAAGCCGCCGAAGGCATTTTACCTAAAAATGATAAGAACAATGAATAA